From Pyxicephalus adspersus chromosome 7, UCB_Pads_2.0, whole genome shotgun sequence, a single genomic window includes:
- the LOC140335105 gene encoding hydroxyacylglutathione hydrolase, mitochondrial isoform X3: MKIELLPALTDNYMYLLIDEETKEAAIVDPVQPQKVVDAVKKHGVNLTSVLTTHHHWDHAGGNEKLVKLMSGLKVYGGDSRVGAVTQRVSHLTTFQVGSLHVKCLYTPCHTSGHICYYVTKPNSSEPPAVFTGDTLFVAGCGKFFEGTAEEMYKALIEILGSLPPETRVYCGHEYTINNLKFARHVEPNNQQIKQKLSWAKETYSKGEPTIPSTLAEEFTYNPFMRVREKSVQDHAGESDPISTMASIRKEKDNFKTLKATDFHKMASSRNLSRFWEWGRKIICVGRNYAEHPKELKNEVPTEPVLFLKSPSAYVREGAPILLPYYTNNLHHEVELGVVIGKGGTNIPQSNAMDHVEGYALCLDMTARDIQDQCKKKGLPWTLAKAFNTSCPVSDFIPKETIQDPHNVKIWLKVNDNLRQEGHTSSMIFSIPFLISYISRIITLEEGDLILTGTPKGVAAVQENDEMVAGIDDIISMKFQVKKQTQ; this comes from the exons ATGAAGATCGAGCTTCTTCCTGCCTTGACGGACAACTACATGTACCTCCTTATAGATGAGGAGACAAAGGAGGCCGCCATTGTGGATCCTGTACAGCCACAGAAG GTTGTGGATGCTGTGAAGAAGCATGGAGTGAACCTGACATCGGTCCTCACCACACACCACCACTG ggacCATGCAGGAGGAAATGAAAAACTTGTGAAATTGATGTCAGGGCTGAAAGTTTATGGCGGAGACAGTAGAGTTGGAGCAGTAACTCAGAGAGTTTCCCATCTAACCACATTTCAG GTGGGGTCTCTTCATGTGAAGTGTCTATACACGCCATGCCACACCTCAGGACACATCTGCTATTATGTGACAAAGCCCAACAGCTCTGAGCCACCAGCGGTGTTTACAG GTGACACCCTCTTTGTGGCCGGCTGTGGAAAGTTTTTTGAAGGAACGGCAGAAGAAATGTACAAAGCTCTCATAGAGATACTGGGCAGTCTTCCACCAGAGACC AGAGTCTACTGTGGACACGAATATACAATCAACAACTTGAAGTTTGCACGTCATGTGGAACCCAACAACCAACAGATCAAACAAAAGTTATCTTGGGCTAAG GAAACCTACAGTAAAGGGGAGCCTACTATACCTTCCACACTAGCAGAAGAATTCACATATAATCCTTTTATGAGGGTCAG GGAGAAGTCTGTGCAAGACCACGCCGGGGAGAGCGACCCCATCTCTACAATGGCATCTATCCGCAAAGAGAAAGATAATTTCAAG acgtTGAAGGCTACCGACTTTCATAAGATGGCTTCCTCTAGAAATCTGAGCAGGTTTTGGGAGTGGGGCAGAAAAATCATCTGCGTTGGAAGGAATTATGCAGAACACCCCAAGGAGCTAAAAAATGAGGTCCCCACAGAGCCAGTTTTGTTTCTTAAATCTCCCTCGGCCTATGTGAGAGAAGGAGCCCCTATTCTCCTGCCTTACTATACCAATAACCTGCACCATGAAGTGGAGCTTGGGGTGGTCATTGGTAAAGGAGGCACCAACATACCTCAATCAAACGCCATGGACCATGTAGAGGGCTATGCACTATGCTTGGACATGACCGCCAGAGACATTCAGGACCAGTGTAAGAAGAAAGGTCTTCCATGGACTTTGGCTAAAGCTTTTAACACTTCCTGCCCTGTCAGTGACTTCATCCCCAAGGAAACAATACAGGACCCCCACAATGTGAAGATCTGGTTGAAGGTGAATGATAATCTTAGACAGGAAGGACATACCTCTTCTATGATCTTCTCCATCCCATTCCTCATCAGTTACATCAGCAGGATAATCACCCTGGAAGAAGGAGATCTGATACTGACGGGGACACCGAAGGGAGTCGCTGCCGTGCAGGAGAATGACGAGATGGTGGCAGGCATAGATGATATCATTAGCATGAAGTTccaggttaaaaaacaaacacagtga
- the LOC140335105 gene encoding hydroxyacylglutathione hydrolase, mitochondrial isoform X2: protein MCNGGGQCTSTPYIGGSAYFGTSTLNFQEESDFRKSKLVTQRNMKIELLPALTDNYMYLLIDEETKEAAIVDPVQPQKVVDAVKKHGVNLTSVLTTHHHWDHAGGNEKLVKLMSGLKVYGGDSRVGAVTQRVSHLTTFQVGSLHVKCLYTPCHTSGHICYYVTKPNSSEPPAVFTGDTLFVAGCGKFFEGTAEEMYKALIEILGSLPPETRVYCGHEYTINNLKFARHVEPNNQQIKQKLSWAKETYSKGEPTIPSTLAEEFTYNPFMRVREKSVQDHAGESDPISTMASIRKEKDNFKTLKATDFHKMASSRNLSRFWEWGRKIICVGRNYAEHPKELKNEVPTEPVLFLKSPSAYVREGAPILLPYYTNNLHHEVELGVVIGKGGTNIPQSNAMDHVEGYALCLDMTARDIQDQCKKKGLPWTLAKAFNTSCPVSDFIPKETIQDPHNVKIWLKVNDNLRQEGHTSSMIFSIPFLISYISRIITLEEGDLILTGTPKGVAAVQENDEMVAGIDDIISMKFQVKKQTQ from the exons ATGTGCAATGGTGGTGGTCAGTGCACAAgtaccccttacattggtg GTTCTGCATATTTCGGGACCAGCACGCTAAATTTCCAAGAAGAGTCAGACTTCCGAAAATCCAAACTGGTCACTCAACGCAATATGAAGATCGAGCTTCTTCCTGCCTTGACGGACAACTACATGTACCTCCTTATAGATGAGGAGACAAAGGAGGCCGCCATTGTGGATCCTGTACAGCCACAGAAG GTTGTGGATGCTGTGAAGAAGCATGGAGTGAACCTGACATCGGTCCTCACCACACACCACCACTG ggacCATGCAGGAGGAAATGAAAAACTTGTGAAATTGATGTCAGGGCTGAAAGTTTATGGCGGAGACAGTAGAGTTGGAGCAGTAACTCAGAGAGTTTCCCATCTAACCACATTTCAG GTGGGGTCTCTTCATGTGAAGTGTCTATACACGCCATGCCACACCTCAGGACACATCTGCTATTATGTGACAAAGCCCAACAGCTCTGAGCCACCAGCGGTGTTTACAG GTGACACCCTCTTTGTGGCCGGCTGTGGAAAGTTTTTTGAAGGAACGGCAGAAGAAATGTACAAAGCTCTCATAGAGATACTGGGCAGTCTTCCACCAGAGACC AGAGTCTACTGTGGACACGAATATACAATCAACAACTTGAAGTTTGCACGTCATGTGGAACCCAACAACCAACAGATCAAACAAAAGTTATCTTGGGCTAAG GAAACCTACAGTAAAGGGGAGCCTACTATACCTTCCACACTAGCAGAAGAATTCACATATAATCCTTTTATGAGGGTCAG GGAGAAGTCTGTGCAAGACCACGCCGGGGAGAGCGACCCCATCTCTACAATGGCATCTATCCGCAAAGAGAAAGATAATTTCAAG acgtTGAAGGCTACCGACTTTCATAAGATGGCTTCCTCTAGAAATCTGAGCAGGTTTTGGGAGTGGGGCAGAAAAATCATCTGCGTTGGAAGGAATTATGCAGAACACCCCAAGGAGCTAAAAAATGAGGTCCCCACAGAGCCAGTTTTGTTTCTTAAATCTCCCTCGGCCTATGTGAGAGAAGGAGCCCCTATTCTCCTGCCTTACTATACCAATAACCTGCACCATGAAGTGGAGCTTGGGGTGGTCATTGGTAAAGGAGGCACCAACATACCTCAATCAAACGCCATGGACCATGTAGAGGGCTATGCACTATGCTTGGACATGACCGCCAGAGACATTCAGGACCAGTGTAAGAAGAAAGGTCTTCCATGGACTTTGGCTAAAGCTTTTAACACTTCCTGCCCTGTCAGTGACTTCATCCCCAAGGAAACAATACAGGACCCCCACAATGTGAAGATCTGGTTGAAGGTGAATGATAATCTTAGACAGGAAGGACATACCTCTTCTATGATCTTCTCCATCCCATTCCTCATCAGTTACATCAGCAGGATAATCACCCTGGAAGAAGGAGATCTGATACTGACGGGGACACCGAAGGGAGTCGCTGCCGTGCAGGAGAATGACGAGATGGTGGCAGGCATAGATGATATCATTAGCATGAAGTTccaggttaaaaaacaaacacagtga
- the LOC140335105 gene encoding hydroxyacylglutathione hydrolase, mitochondrial isoform X4, which produces MMLFGCSRRLWCALSFLGAAAGCRVGSAYFGTSTLNFQEESDFRKSKLVTQRNMKIELLPALTDNYMYLLIDEETKEAAIVDPVQPQKVVDAVKKHGVNLTSVLTTHHHWDHAGGNEKLVKLMSGLKVYGGDSRVGAVTQRVSHLTTFQVGSLHVKCLYTPCHTSGHICYYVTKPNSSEPPAVFTGDTLFVAGCGKFFEGTAEEMYKALIEILGSLPPETRVYCGHEYTINNLKFARHVEPNNQQIKQKLSWAKETYSKGEPTIPSTLAEEFTYNPFMRVREKSVQDHAGESDPISTMASIRKEKDNFKTSTSRL; this is translated from the exons ATGATGCTGTTTGGGTGCAGTAGGAGGCTGTGGTGCGCACTGTCCTTCCTGGGAGCTGCGGCTGGCTGCAGAGTCG GTTCTGCATATTTCGGGACCAGCACGCTAAATTTCCAAGAAGAGTCAGACTTCCGAAAATCCAAACTGGTCACTCAACGCAATATGAAGATCGAGCTTCTTCCTGCCTTGACGGACAACTACATGTACCTCCTTATAGATGAGGAGACAAAGGAGGCCGCCATTGTGGATCCTGTACAGCCACAGAAG GTTGTGGATGCTGTGAAGAAGCATGGAGTGAACCTGACATCGGTCCTCACCACACACCACCACTG ggacCATGCAGGAGGAAATGAAAAACTTGTGAAATTGATGTCAGGGCTGAAAGTTTATGGCGGAGACAGTAGAGTTGGAGCAGTAACTCAGAGAGTTTCCCATCTAACCACATTTCAG GTGGGGTCTCTTCATGTGAAGTGTCTATACACGCCATGCCACACCTCAGGACACATCTGCTATTATGTGACAAAGCCCAACAGCTCTGAGCCACCAGCGGTGTTTACAG GTGACACCCTCTTTGTGGCCGGCTGTGGAAAGTTTTTTGAAGGAACGGCAGAAGAAATGTACAAAGCTCTCATAGAGATACTGGGCAGTCTTCCACCAGAGACC AGAGTCTACTGTGGACACGAATATACAATCAACAACTTGAAGTTTGCACGTCATGTGGAACCCAACAACCAACAGATCAAACAAAAGTTATCTTGGGCTAAG GAAACCTACAGTAAAGGGGAGCCTACTATACCTTCCACACTAGCAGAAGAATTCACATATAATCCTTTTATGAGGGTCAG GGAGAAGTCTGTGCAAGACCACGCCGGGGAGAGCGACCCCATCTCTACAATGGCATCTATCCGCAAAGAGAAAGATAATTTCAAG ACATCCACATCGCGGCTGTAG
- the LOC140335105 gene encoding hydroxyacylglutathione hydrolase, mitochondrial isoform X1 produces the protein MMLFGCSRRLWCALSFLGAAAGCRVGSAYFGTSTLNFQEESDFRKSKLVTQRNMKIELLPALTDNYMYLLIDEETKEAAIVDPVQPQKVVDAVKKHGVNLTSVLTTHHHWDHAGGNEKLVKLMSGLKVYGGDSRVGAVTQRVSHLTTFQVGSLHVKCLYTPCHTSGHICYYVTKPNSSEPPAVFTGDTLFVAGCGKFFEGTAEEMYKALIEILGSLPPETRVYCGHEYTINNLKFARHVEPNNQQIKQKLSWAKETYSKGEPTIPSTLAEEFTYNPFMRVREKSVQDHAGESDPISTMASIRKEKDNFKTLKATDFHKMASSRNLSRFWEWGRKIICVGRNYAEHPKELKNEVPTEPVLFLKSPSAYVREGAPILLPYYTNNLHHEVELGVVIGKGGTNIPQSNAMDHVEGYALCLDMTARDIQDQCKKKGLPWTLAKAFNTSCPVSDFIPKETIQDPHNVKIWLKVNDNLRQEGHTSSMIFSIPFLISYISRIITLEEGDLILTGTPKGVAAVQENDEMVAGIDDIISMKFQVKKQTQ, from the exons ATGATGCTGTTTGGGTGCAGTAGGAGGCTGTGGTGCGCACTGTCCTTCCTGGGAGCTGCGGCTGGCTGCAGAGTCG GTTCTGCATATTTCGGGACCAGCACGCTAAATTTCCAAGAAGAGTCAGACTTCCGAAAATCCAAACTGGTCACTCAACGCAATATGAAGATCGAGCTTCTTCCTGCCTTGACGGACAACTACATGTACCTCCTTATAGATGAGGAGACAAAGGAGGCCGCCATTGTGGATCCTGTACAGCCACAGAAG GTTGTGGATGCTGTGAAGAAGCATGGAGTGAACCTGACATCGGTCCTCACCACACACCACCACTG ggacCATGCAGGAGGAAATGAAAAACTTGTGAAATTGATGTCAGGGCTGAAAGTTTATGGCGGAGACAGTAGAGTTGGAGCAGTAACTCAGAGAGTTTCCCATCTAACCACATTTCAG GTGGGGTCTCTTCATGTGAAGTGTCTATACACGCCATGCCACACCTCAGGACACATCTGCTATTATGTGACAAAGCCCAACAGCTCTGAGCCACCAGCGGTGTTTACAG GTGACACCCTCTTTGTGGCCGGCTGTGGAAAGTTTTTTGAAGGAACGGCAGAAGAAATGTACAAAGCTCTCATAGAGATACTGGGCAGTCTTCCACCAGAGACC AGAGTCTACTGTGGACACGAATATACAATCAACAACTTGAAGTTTGCACGTCATGTGGAACCCAACAACCAACAGATCAAACAAAAGTTATCTTGGGCTAAG GAAACCTACAGTAAAGGGGAGCCTACTATACCTTCCACACTAGCAGAAGAATTCACATATAATCCTTTTATGAGGGTCAG GGAGAAGTCTGTGCAAGACCACGCCGGGGAGAGCGACCCCATCTCTACAATGGCATCTATCCGCAAAGAGAAAGATAATTTCAAG acgtTGAAGGCTACCGACTTTCATAAGATGGCTTCCTCTAGAAATCTGAGCAGGTTTTGGGAGTGGGGCAGAAAAATCATCTGCGTTGGAAGGAATTATGCAGAACACCCCAAGGAGCTAAAAAATGAGGTCCCCACAGAGCCAGTTTTGTTTCTTAAATCTCCCTCGGCCTATGTGAGAGAAGGAGCCCCTATTCTCCTGCCTTACTATACCAATAACCTGCACCATGAAGTGGAGCTTGGGGTGGTCATTGGTAAAGGAGGCACCAACATACCTCAATCAAACGCCATGGACCATGTAGAGGGCTATGCACTATGCTTGGACATGACCGCCAGAGACATTCAGGACCAGTGTAAGAAGAAAGGTCTTCCATGGACTTTGGCTAAAGCTTTTAACACTTCCTGCCCTGTCAGTGACTTCATCCCCAAGGAAACAATACAGGACCCCCACAATGTGAAGATCTGGTTGAAGGTGAATGATAATCTTAGACAGGAAGGACATACCTCTTCTATGATCTTCTCCATCCCATTCCTCATCAGTTACATCAGCAGGATAATCACCCTGGAAGAAGGAGATCTGATACTGACGGGGACACCGAAGGGAGTCGCTGCCGTGCAGGAGAATGACGAGATGGTGGCAGGCATAGATGATATCATTAGCATGAAGTTccaggttaaaaaacaaacacagtga
- the LOC140335105 gene encoding oxaloacetate tautomerase FAHD1, mitochondrial isoform X5 — MASSRNLSRFWEWGRKIICVGRNYAEHPKELKNEVPTEPVLFLKSPSAYVREGAPILLPYYTNNLHHEVELGVVIGKGGTNIPQSNAMDHVEGYALCLDMTARDIQDQCKKKGLPWTLAKAFNTSCPVSDFIPKETIQDPHNVKIWLKVNDNLRQEGHTSSMIFSIPFLISYISRIITLEEGDLILTGTPKGVAAVQENDEMVAGIDDIISMKFQVKKQTQ; from the coding sequence ATGGCTTCCTCTAGAAATCTGAGCAGGTTTTGGGAGTGGGGCAGAAAAATCATCTGCGTTGGAAGGAATTATGCAGAACACCCCAAGGAGCTAAAAAATGAGGTCCCCACAGAGCCAGTTTTGTTTCTTAAATCTCCCTCGGCCTATGTGAGAGAAGGAGCCCCTATTCTCCTGCCTTACTATACCAATAACCTGCACCATGAAGTGGAGCTTGGGGTGGTCATTGGTAAAGGAGGCACCAACATACCTCAATCAAACGCCATGGACCATGTAGAGGGCTATGCACTATGCTTGGACATGACCGCCAGAGACATTCAGGACCAGTGTAAGAAGAAAGGTCTTCCATGGACTTTGGCTAAAGCTTTTAACACTTCCTGCCCTGTCAGTGACTTCATCCCCAAGGAAACAATACAGGACCCCCACAATGTGAAGATCTGGTTGAAGGTGAATGATAATCTTAGACAGGAAGGACATACCTCTTCTATGATCTTCTCCATCCCATTCCTCATCAGTTACATCAGCAGGATAATCACCCTGGAAGAAGGAGATCTGATACTGACGGGGACACCGAAGGGAGTCGCTGCCGTGCAGGAGAATGACGAGATGGTGGCAGGCATAGATGATATCATTAGCATGAAGTTccaggttaaaaaacaaacacagtga
- the LOC140335108 gene encoding hydroxyacylglutathione hydrolase-like protein isoform X2: protein MLLDIVRKEDANLKAILTTHHHLDHSRGNADLVQRFPDLPVYGADDRIGGLTHKVVHNQVLKFGGINVRCLFTPCHTTGHMCFYMWEDGCCDAPALFSGDALFVGGCGQFFEGTAEQMYKNLLETLSSLPPDTKVFCGHEYTVRNLKFALKVEPDNEHVKEKLAWAKARDEDDIPTVPSSLEEEFLYNPFMRVREEAVQKFTGKTDPVEVMRVLRKEKDDFKKPKDRLPIPALLAYQLGLLNQSLPEQK from the exons ATG CTGCTGGACATTGTGCGTAAAGAAGATGCCAACCTGAAAGCCATACTGACCACACACCACCACCT TGACCATTCCCGGGGGAATGCAGACCTCGTGCAGCGATTCCCTGACTTGCCTGTGTATGGTGCTGATGACCGGATAGGAGGTCTTACTCACAAAGTTGTTCACAACCAGGTGCTAAAG TTTGGAGGTATAAATGTCAGATGCCTCTTCACCCCATGCCACACTACCGGCCATATGTGCTTCTATATGTGGGAAGATGGCTGCTGTGATGCTCCTGCACTATTCTCAG GTGACGCCCTGTTTGTCGGAGGCTGCGGGCAGTTCTTTGAAGGGACGGCCgagcaaatgtacaaaaatttgCTGGAAACGCTCAGCTCTTTGCCTCCTGACACG AAAGTGTTCTGTGGCCATGAATACACTGTGAGGAACCTGAAGTTTGCACTAAAAGTTGAACCAGACAATGAGCATGTGAAGGAGAAGCTGGCCTGGGCCAAG gctcgAGATGAAGATGACATTCCCACTGTCCCTTCAAGTCTGGAGGAAGAGTTCCTGTATAACCCATTTATGAGAGTAAG GGAGGAGGCTGTACAGAAATTCACAGGGAAGACGGATCCCGTGGAAGTAATGAGGGTGTTGCGGAAAGAGAAGGATGATTTCAAAAAGCCAAAAGACCGATTGCCAATCCCAGCACTGCTTGCCTATCAGTTGGGTCTTCTCAACCAATCACTGCCTGAGCAAAAGTAA
- the LOC140335108 gene encoding hydroxyacylglutathione hydrolase-like protein isoform X1 yields MKVKVISVLDDNYMYLIIEEHTKDAIAVDASVSKKLLDIVRKEDANLKAILTTHHHLDHSRGNADLVQRFPDLPVYGADDRIGGLTHKVVHNQVLKFGGINVRCLFTPCHTTGHMCFYMWEDGCCDAPALFSGDALFVGGCGQFFEGTAEQMYKNLLETLSSLPPDTKVFCGHEYTVRNLKFALKVEPDNEHVKEKLAWAKARDEDDIPTVPSSLEEEFLYNPFMRVREEAVQKFTGKTDPVEVMRVLRKEKDDFKKPKDRLPIPALLAYQLGLLNQSLPEQK; encoded by the exons ATGAAGGTGAAGGTCATCTCAGTCCTGGACGACAATTACATGTACCTCATTATAGAAGAACATACCAAAGATGCCATTGCAGTTGACGCTTCGGTTTCCAAAAAG CTGCTGGACATTGTGCGTAAAGAAGATGCCAACCTGAAAGCCATACTGACCACACACCACCACCT TGACCATTCCCGGGGGAATGCAGACCTCGTGCAGCGATTCCCTGACTTGCCTGTGTATGGTGCTGATGACCGGATAGGAGGTCTTACTCACAAAGTTGTTCACAACCAGGTGCTAAAG TTTGGAGGTATAAATGTCAGATGCCTCTTCACCCCATGCCACACTACCGGCCATATGTGCTTCTATATGTGGGAAGATGGCTGCTGTGATGCTCCTGCACTATTCTCAG GTGACGCCCTGTTTGTCGGAGGCTGCGGGCAGTTCTTTGAAGGGACGGCCgagcaaatgtacaaaaatttgCTGGAAACGCTCAGCTCTTTGCCTCCTGACACG AAAGTGTTCTGTGGCCATGAATACACTGTGAGGAACCTGAAGTTTGCACTAAAAGTTGAACCAGACAATGAGCATGTGAAGGAGAAGCTGGCCTGGGCCAAG gctcgAGATGAAGATGACATTCCCACTGTCCCTTCAAGTCTGGAGGAAGAGTTCCTGTATAACCCATTTATGAGAGTAAG GGAGGAGGCTGTACAGAAATTCACAGGGAAGACGGATCCCGTGGAAGTAATGAGGGTGTTGCGGAAAGAGAAGGATGATTTCAAAAAGCCAAAAGACCGATTGCCAATCCCAGCACTGCTTGCCTATCAGTTGGGTCTTCTCAACCAATCACTGCCTGAGCAAAAGTAA